The following are from one region of the Variovorax sp. V213 genome:
- the thiS gene encoding sulfur carrier protein ThiS, translating into MTMNVLINDKPFTLPDGATVVDALAALDAVPPFAVAVNREFVPRSAHAGRALQPDDCIEVIRPVTGG; encoded by the coding sequence ATGACGATGAACGTCCTGATCAACGACAAGCCTTTCACGCTGCCGGACGGCGCCACGGTGGTCGACGCGCTCGCCGCACTGGATGCCGTGCCGCCGTTCGCGGTGGCCGTGAACCGGGAGTTCGTGCCGCGCTCGGCCCACGCGGGGCGCGCGCTGCAGCCCGACGACTGCATCGAAGTGATCCGCCCCGTGACCGGCGGCTGA
- a CDS encoding thiazole synthase yields the protein MTTTSSALDNDPLVLYGQTFHSRLLLGTARYPSPDLLEAAVKRARPAMLTASLRRQAASPGTSDSGNGFWELLRRLAVPVLPNTAGCHSVQEVIATAQMARELFDTPWIKLELIGDDYTLQPDTLNLVDAASQLIRDGFQVLPYCTEDLVLCQRLVDVGCQAVMPWAAPIGTGRGPVNPYALQLLRERLSVPMLVDAGLGLPSHACQVMEWGYDGVLLNTAVALAQDPVAMAGAFADAVQAGRAARRAGAMAAQDSAQPSTPVLGTPFWHHAP from the coding sequence ATGACCACCACATCTTCCGCGCTGGACAACGATCCGCTGGTTCTCTATGGACAGACCTTTCACAGCCGCCTGCTGCTGGGCACCGCGCGGTACCCATCGCCGGACCTGCTCGAAGCCGCGGTGAAGCGCGCCAGGCCCGCCATGCTCACGGCCTCGCTGCGCCGCCAAGCGGCAAGCCCCGGCACGAGCGACAGCGGCAACGGCTTCTGGGAACTGCTGCGCCGGCTCGCGGTGCCCGTGCTTCCCAACACGGCCGGCTGCCACAGCGTGCAGGAAGTGATCGCCACGGCGCAGATGGCGCGCGAGCTCTTCGACACGCCCTGGATCAAGCTCGAACTGATCGGCGACGACTACACGCTGCAACCCGATACGCTGAACCTCGTCGATGCCGCGTCGCAGCTGATTCGCGACGGGTTCCAGGTGCTGCCCTACTGCACCGAGGACCTCGTGCTGTGCCAGCGGCTGGTCGATGTCGGTTGCCAGGCCGTGATGCCCTGGGCCGCACCCATCGGCACCGGCCGCGGACCGGTCAACCCCTACGCGCTGCAGTTGCTGCGCGAGCGATTGAGCGTGCCGATGCTGGTCGATGCGGGCCTGGGCTTGCCTTCGCATGCCTGCCAGGTCATGGAGTGGGGCTACGACGGCGTACTGCTCAACACCGCAGTGGCGCTGGCGCAAGACCCGGTGGCGATGGCCGGTGCCTTCGCAGATGCCGTACAGGCCGGTCGCGCCGCCCGCCGCGCCGGCGCCATGGCCGCGCAGGACTCCGCGCAGCCCAGCACACCGGTGCTCGGCACGCCCTTCTGGCATCACGCACCATGA
- the thiE gene encoding thiamine phosphate synthase: protein MSASTDSRAVVHAIVAAHGLRFGAITAAAISSSSFSSDDPVYRGAKQACTALGFIEIDAECLARAWQAQTLRTGSFDAGQWPETPADFGLRAFPPAARDDAFAPCPQRLGLYAVLPDAQWVGRMARAGVPTVQLRFKSDDAAAIEREVRAAVDTVRGTDALLFINDHWQTAIAAGAYGVHLGQEDLDALSTTQVRQIRDAGLRLGVSTHGYAEMVRADAVSPSYIAMGAVYPTTLKKMATAPQGVARLAAYARLLRGYPQVGIGGIDAVRLPEVLATGVGSVAVVRALVTAEDPEATAAQWMAAMGAASA from the coding sequence ATGAGCGCTTCAACCGACTCCCGTGCCGTGGTGCATGCCATCGTCGCGGCCCACGGGCTGCGCTTCGGCGCCATCACGGCCGCAGCCATTTCGTCGAGCAGCTTTTCCTCGGACGATCCGGTGTATCGCGGCGCGAAGCAGGCCTGCACGGCGCTCGGCTTCATCGAGATCGACGCCGAATGCCTTGCGCGGGCGTGGCAGGCGCAGACATTGCGCACGGGCAGCTTCGATGCCGGCCAATGGCCGGAGACGCCGGCCGATTTCGGCCTGCGCGCGTTCCCCCCCGCGGCGCGCGACGATGCCTTCGCGCCCTGCCCCCAACGGCTCGGCCTCTATGCGGTGCTGCCCGATGCGCAATGGGTCGGCCGCATGGCGCGCGCGGGCGTTCCCACGGTGCAATTGCGCTTCAAGTCGGACGACGCGGCGGCCATCGAGCGCGAAGTGCGTGCAGCTGTCGATACCGTCCGTGGCACGGATGCGCTGCTGTTCATCAACGATCACTGGCAGACGGCCATCGCCGCCGGCGCCTACGGCGTGCACCTGGGCCAGGAAGACCTCGATGCGCTCTCAACGACGCAGGTTCGGCAGATCCGCGATGCGGGCCTGCGCCTCGGCGTCAGCACCCATGGCTATGCCGAGATGGTGCGTGCCGATGCGGTGAGCCCGAGCTACATCGCCATGGGTGCGGTGTACCCGACCACCCTCAAGAAGATGGCGACGGCCCCGCAAGGCGTGGCACGGCTTGCGGCCTATGCGCGGCTGTTGCGCGGCTATCCGCAGGTGGGAATCGGCGGCATCGATGCGGTGCGCCTGCCCGAGGTGCTTGCCACGGGCGTGGGCTCGGTGGCCGTGGTACGCGCGCTCGTCACTGCAGAAGATCCCGAGGCCACGGCCGCGCAATGGATGGCCGCCATGGGCGCAGCCTCCGCCTGA
- a CDS encoding TonB-dependent siderophore receptor, with translation MTKQIPFPAWPLSPVSHAVAAAFLLAACGAHAQQQTELPAVTVNESNAAPQADVSGFGDVPLRELPLSATVVDSAQLRASGARRLADLTQFDSSVTDAYNSAGYWDYLTVRGFVLDNRFNYRREGLPISAETSIPLDNNERIEILRGTSGIQAGTSAPGGLVNYVVKRPTEQDLRTLRLETTSRGSVLGAIDLGGRFGANREFGYRLNVANENLKPLTHNLDGNRNMFSLAGDWRITRDSVLEFEIERSHKTQPSQNGFSLLGNTLPAPVDPKVNLNNQPWSQPSEFNALTGSVRFSQALNADWRWSAQIGQQRLKSDDRLAYAFGCGAEGNYDRYCSDGTFDFYDFRSENERRTQTAGSLNLKGNVMTGSVKHELGFGLLASRVRNRFQNQAYNYVGTGNVWATAVVPPNPDAVTPQTNRDERSTELSVQDAIRWNDRLTTWFGVRHTRLDRSSIGNDGSNPTGYKQGVTTPWVAVSYAIQPGLLAYGSWGKGVESQVVPNRSDQYSNAGQALPALTSRQWELGLKGGGDAFNWQLAWFDIKRPMTNLDACNRLFITPCDGRYDGSAVHRGLEAGAQWNTGPWRLGGSVTLIDAKRRGSIAEPATNGQSPTNVPKQVLRVQAGYRVASVPGLELLGQLSHEGRRNVLPDGSIALPSWTRVDAMLRYDTRLRGVQTSWSLAIDNLFDRRYWKESPYQFGHVYLFPGAPRTLRLGLSVSL, from the coding sequence ATGACAAAACAAATCCCCTTTCCCGCATGGCCGCTGTCACCCGTTTCGCACGCAGTGGCTGCCGCTTTCCTTCTGGCCGCCTGCGGCGCGCATGCCCAGCAGCAAACCGAGTTGCCTGCCGTCACGGTGAACGAAAGCAACGCCGCACCGCAAGCCGACGTGAGCGGCTTCGGCGATGTGCCACTGCGCGAACTGCCGCTCTCGGCCACAGTGGTCGACAGCGCACAGCTTCGCGCGAGCGGCGCGCGCCGGCTTGCAGACCTCACACAGTTCGATTCCTCGGTCACCGATGCCTACAACTCGGCCGGTTACTGGGACTACCTGACGGTGCGCGGCTTTGTGCTGGACAACCGCTTCAACTACCGGCGCGAGGGCTTGCCGATCAGCGCCGAGACATCGATCCCGCTCGACAACAACGAGCGCATCGAGATCCTGCGCGGCACCAGCGGCATCCAGGCCGGCACCAGCGCGCCAGGCGGGCTGGTCAACTACGTCGTGAAGCGGCCGACCGAGCAGGACCTGCGCACGCTGCGCCTCGAAACCACCAGCCGCGGCAGCGTGCTCGGCGCGATCGACCTGGGTGGCCGCTTCGGTGCCAACCGCGAGTTCGGCTATCGCCTCAACGTGGCGAACGAAAACCTCAAGCCGCTGACGCACAACCTCGACGGCAACCGCAACATGTTCTCGCTCGCGGGCGATTGGCGCATCACGCGCGATTCGGTGCTCGAGTTCGAGATCGAGCGCAGCCACAAGACGCAGCCGAGCCAGAACGGCTTCAGCCTGCTGGGCAACACGCTGCCCGCGCCTGTCGATCCAAAAGTCAACTTGAACAACCAGCCGTGGTCGCAGCCCTCGGAGTTCAATGCGCTGACCGGCAGCGTCCGCTTCAGCCAGGCGCTCAATGCCGACTGGCGCTGGAGCGCGCAGATCGGGCAGCAAAGGCTCAAGTCCGATGACCGCCTCGCCTACGCGTTCGGCTGCGGCGCCGAAGGCAACTACGACCGCTATTGCTCCGACGGCACCTTCGACTTCTACGACTTTCGCAGCGAGAACGAGCGGCGCACGCAAACCGCCGGCAGCCTGAACCTCAAGGGCAACGTGATGACGGGAAGCGTCAAGCACGAGCTGGGCTTCGGCCTTCTCGCGAGTCGCGTGCGCAACCGCTTCCAGAACCAGGCCTACAACTACGTCGGCACCGGCAACGTCTGGGCCACGGCCGTGGTGCCGCCAAACCCCGACGCCGTCACACCGCAGACCAATCGCGACGAACGCTCGACCGAGCTCTCGGTGCAGGATGCGATCCGCTGGAACGACCGCCTCACCACTTGGTTCGGCGTGCGTCATACGCGGCTCGACCGGAGCAGCATCGGCAACGACGGCTCGAACCCGACGGGCTACAAGCAAGGCGTGACCACGCCGTGGGTCGCTGTCAGCTACGCGATCCAGCCTGGGCTGCTCGCCTACGGCAGCTGGGGCAAGGGCGTCGAATCACAGGTCGTGCCGAACAGGAGCGATCAGTACAGCAACGCAGGCCAGGCGTTGCCCGCACTGACGTCGCGCCAATGGGAACTGGGACTCAAGGGCGGCGGCGATGCATTCAACTGGCAGCTCGCGTGGTTCGACATCAAGCGGCCGATGACCAACCTCGATGCCTGCAACCGCCTCTTCATCACGCCCTGCGATGGCCGCTACGACGGCAGCGCGGTGCACCGCGGACTCGAGGCGGGCGCGCAATGGAACACGGGGCCCTGGCGTCTAGGCGGCAGCGTCACGCTGATCGATGCCAAGCGCCGCGGCAGCATCGCCGAGCCTGCGACCAACGGCCAGTCGCCCACCAACGTGCCCAAGCAGGTGCTGCGCGTGCAGGCCGGCTACCGCGTGGCCTCGGTGCCCGGTCTCGAGCTGCTGGGACAGCTGTCGCATGAGGGCCGGCGCAACGTGTTGCCCGACGGCTCGATCGCCCTGCCCTCATGGACGCGCGTCGATGCGATGCTGCGCTACGACACCAGGCTGCGCGGCGTTCAGACGAGCTGGAGCCTCGCCATCGACAATCTGTTCGACCGCCGCTACTGGAAGGAATCGCCCTACCAGTTCGGCCACGTGTATCTCTTTCCCGGAGCGCCGCGCACGCTGCGCCTTGGGTTGAGCGTGTCGCTCTGA
- the gcvA gene encoding transcriptional regulator GcvA: protein MRSSFPPLSCLLAFEAAARRLSFSAAALELHLTPSAVSHQIAKLEQLLDVRLFERSVRSIALTDAGREYMARVSVALDAISAATDNVRKGVRNALYVHAAPSFASLWLMPRLADFAQAHPGIALSLSSSVTHSDFSSGQVDVDIRYGIPNWPHLHVQPVFEESIQPMASPDFIERHQLRTPEDLLHVPLIQSVVNVVQWGDWFRSRKIEFSAGQFAYRFDRTSMALDAAVQGLGVALDSSSIAAGHLHQGRLVKVFDPRWCLKVRAHFLVCPPRHLQRKEVASFVEWLQENASDPEAGRDARDARSP from the coding sequence ATGAGATCGTCCTTTCCCCCTTTGAGCTGCCTTCTCGCGTTCGAGGCGGCGGCGCGTCGCCTGAGCTTCAGTGCGGCTGCCCTCGAACTGCACCTGACGCCCTCGGCCGTGAGCCATCAGATCGCCAAGCTCGAGCAACTCCTGGACGTACGCCTTTTCGAGCGCTCGGTGCGCAGCATTGCGCTGACGGACGCCGGCCGCGAGTACATGGCCCGCGTGTCGGTCGCGCTGGATGCGATCAGCGCCGCCACGGACAACGTGCGCAAGGGAGTGCGCAATGCGCTGTACGTGCATGCCGCACCGAGCTTCGCGAGCCTGTGGCTGATGCCCAGGCTCGCGGACTTCGCGCAGGCCCATCCGGGGATTGCGCTATCGCTGTCGTCCTCGGTGACGCATTCGGACTTTTCCAGCGGACAGGTCGACGTCGACATCCGCTACGGCATTCCGAACTGGCCGCACCTCCATGTGCAGCCGGTTTTCGAGGAGAGCATCCAGCCGATGGCGAGCCCCGATTTCATCGAGCGGCATCAACTCCGCACGCCCGAGGACTTGCTGCACGTTCCGCTCATCCAGTCCGTGGTCAACGTCGTGCAGTGGGGGGATTGGTTCCGCAGCCGCAAGATCGAATTCTCCGCGGGGCAGTTCGCCTACCGCTTCGATCGCACGTCCATGGCGCTGGATGCCGCGGTGCAGGGGCTCGGGGTAGCGCTGGACAGCTCGTCGATCGCCGCGGGCCATCTTCATCAGGGCCGCCTGGTGAAGGTCTTCGACCCGCGTTGGTGCTTGAAGGTGCGGGCTCATTTCCTGGTGTGCCCGCCCCGTCACCTGCAGCGCAAGGAAGTGGCCAGCTTTGTGGAATGGCTGCAGGAGAATGCGTCGGACCCGGAGGCGGGAAGAGATGCGCGCGATGCTCGAAGTCCTTGA
- a CDS encoding SDR family NAD(P)-dependent oxidoreductase has product MLLTDRVALITGGAGLNGLGFATARLLASQGARVVITDLEAAAPAQAAATLGDGHLGLVANVVVKTEVDAAIARVLERFGRIDVLVNNAGITQPRKTVDITSTDYDAVLDVSLRGTLLCSQAVIPAMQRQGNGSIICISSVSAQRGGGILGGPHYSAAKAGVLGLARAMARELGSDGIRVNSITPGLIGTDISKGKLTEERKAQIAGEIPLGRIGAAADVAGACLFLASDLSSYCTGITLDVNGGMLIH; this is encoded by the coding sequence GTGCTACTCACCGATCGTGTCGCCCTCATCACCGGCGGCGCCGGCCTCAATGGACTGGGATTCGCCACGGCGCGCCTGCTGGCTTCGCAGGGCGCCCGCGTCGTCATCACCGACCTCGAGGCTGCGGCGCCCGCACAGGCCGCCGCGACCCTGGGCGACGGCCATCTGGGCCTGGTCGCCAACGTGGTCGTCAAGACCGAGGTCGACGCCGCCATTGCGCGCGTGCTCGAGCGCTTCGGGCGCATCGACGTCCTGGTCAACAACGCGGGCATCACCCAGCCGCGCAAGACCGTGGACATCACATCGACGGACTACGACGCCGTGCTGGATGTCAGCCTGCGCGGCACGCTGCTGTGCTCGCAGGCGGTCATCCCCGCCATGCAGCGCCAAGGCAACGGCTCCATCATCTGCATCTCTTCGGTCTCTGCGCAGCGAGGCGGCGGCATCCTCGGCGGCCCGCACTATTCAGCGGCCAAGGCCGGCGTGCTCGGCCTGGCGCGCGCGATGGCGCGCGAACTGGGTTCCGACGGCATCCGCGTCAACTCGATCACGCCCGGCCTGATCGGCACCGACATCAGCAAGGGCAAGCTGACCGAGGAACGCAAGGCGCAGATCGCCGGCGAAATCCCGCTCGGCCGGATCGGCGCCGCCGCCGACGTCGCCGGCGCCTGCCTCTTCCTCGCCAGCGACCTGTCGAGCTATTGCACCGGCATCACGCTCGACGTGAACGGCGGCATGTTGATTCACTGA
- a CDS encoding TRAP transporter substrate-binding protein: MKRRNIAVLVGTLITTASLAFAQAPVKLTLGHGSAPGNPRHEAAVKFAETVKAKTNGRIDIQVAHSAQLGDDAAMITALRSGTLDMSANSQGAMANVVPEYAALGLPFLFTDIQKAWQLLDGPIGEELARRTAAKGMVVLGYWDNGIRHVSNSKRPIKTPADIKGLKIRTPPDSMTMDIMQALGADAQQIKFSELYVALQQGVVDGQENPLTNIASAKLYEVQKYLSLTGHKYEANPFVMGKRSWEKLSAADQKIFMEAAAEATQVQRKLSKDADDKLATELKAKGVQVDTVDRKPFIEATKPVYAKWAASPAGDFVKRVVQQAQ; the protein is encoded by the coding sequence ATGAAGCGCAGGAACATCGCCGTCCTCGTCGGCACACTGATCACCACGGCAAGCCTTGCCTTCGCACAGGCGCCAGTCAAGCTCACCCTCGGCCACGGCTCGGCGCCGGGCAATCCGCGGCACGAAGCGGCCGTGAAGTTCGCCGAGACCGTGAAGGCGAAGACCAACGGACGCATCGACATCCAGGTAGCGCACTCCGCGCAGCTCGGCGACGACGCCGCCATGATCACCGCGCTGCGCTCGGGCACGCTCGACATGTCCGCCAACAGCCAGGGTGCGATGGCCAACGTCGTGCCTGAATACGCGGCGCTGGGCCTGCCTTTCCTGTTCACAGACATCCAGAAGGCCTGGCAACTGCTCGACGGCCCGATCGGCGAGGAACTGGCCAGGCGCACGGCCGCCAAGGGGATGGTCGTGCTGGGCTACTGGGACAACGGCATCCGCCATGTCAGCAACAGCAAGCGGCCGATCAAGACGCCGGCAGACATCAAGGGCCTGAAGATCCGCACCCCACCCGATTCGATGACCATGGACATCATGCAGGCGCTCGGCGCGGACGCACAGCAGATCAAGTTCTCTGAGCTGTATGTGGCGCTTCAGCAAGGCGTGGTCGACGGCCAGGAGAACCCCCTCACCAACATCGCATCGGCCAAGCTGTACGAAGTGCAGAAGTACCTCTCGCTGACCGGCCACAAGTACGAGGCCAACCCCTTCGTGATGGGCAAGCGCTCGTGGGAGAAGCTCAGCGCCGCGGACCAGAAGATCTTCATGGAAGCCGCGGCCGAGGCCACGCAGGTGCAGCGCAAGCTCTCGAAAGACGCCGACGACAAGCTGGCCACCGAACTGAAGGCCAAGGGCGTGCAGGTCGACACCGTGGACCGCAAGCCCTTCATCGAGGCCACCAAGCCGGTCTACGCCAAATGGGCCGCCAGCCCGGCCGGCGACTTCGTCAAGCGCGTCGTCCAGCAAGCACAGTAA
- a CDS encoding TRAP transporter small permease: MSLFLDFLDRCVGAACRGVLYVTLTVVFVILSANVALRYVAGTSLASASELPELMFPWMIMAGVVLAAQHGSHIAVVMLTQKLGAARRWVLAGGSLTVAVLYASLAVAAWPLMEIAADERSPMLQVPGSASVGALMLGFALLSVVTLCKLPQLWAGATAQGTGAAEALAHGARP; the protein is encoded by the coding sequence ATGTCGTTGTTCCTTGATTTTCTTGACCGATGCGTTGGCGCGGCGTGCCGTGGCGTTCTCTACGTCACGCTGACTGTCGTGTTCGTGATCCTGAGCGCCAATGTGGCGCTGCGCTATGTCGCGGGCACCAGCCTCGCCTCGGCCTCCGAGCTGCCAGAGTTGATGTTCCCGTGGATGATCATGGCCGGCGTGGTGTTGGCAGCCCAGCACGGCTCGCACATCGCGGTGGTCATGCTCACGCAAAAGCTCGGCGCCGCGCGGCGCTGGGTGTTGGCGGGCGGCTCGCTGACCGTCGCAGTGCTGTACGCCTCGCTGGCGGTGGCCGCATGGCCCCTGATGGAGATCGCTGCCGACGAACGCAGTCCCATGCTGCAGGTGCCTGGCTCGGCCAGCGTCGGAGCCCTGATGCTGGGCTTTGCGCTGCTGAGCGTGGTGACGCTGTGCAAGCTGCCGCAGCTGTGGGCCGGCGCCACCGCGCAAGGAACCGGGGCCGCGGAAGCCCTCGCTCACGGAGCCCGACCATGA
- a CDS encoding TRAP transporter large permease, with the protein MTALIIALFIVAALLSIPIAHALVLASVGGLLIIDKVPVHLAVEQMISQTQSFPLIAIPFFMMTGALMVSGRLGQSLVSLLSMMIGRVHGGPAQVGVLSSTIFGGVSGSAVADASAIGSMLIPWLKKLGYPAPFAAGTLAAAATIDILIPPSIPMIVYALVSGASIGALFVAGILPGLLMCAGFMAVCYVQGRRRNFPRDTTPFQWPAFWRLLAHAAPALAMPVLIIVFLRFGIATPTEVSVMSTLYALVVSGLVYRDLTLAKIKTAAIEAGVSTGVVLLIIMASSVVGWIVTYEQLPAEFTRFAKETLQSPWLIILAMNLIMLATGMFIDLPAAVLLLTPMFVPLAAAVGMDTVQLGIMMIVNLSIGLYHPPIGTTLFITSTIAKVRIGDVVKELIPFYAVAIALLLGFAYLPWLTIR; encoded by the coding sequence ATGACCGCACTCATCATTGCGCTTTTCATCGTCGCCGCGCTGCTGTCGATCCCCATCGCGCACGCGCTGGTCCTGGCCTCCGTCGGCGGGCTCCTCATCATCGACAAGGTGCCCGTGCACCTGGCGGTCGAGCAGATGATCTCCCAGACGCAGAGCTTTCCGCTGATCGCCATTCCCTTCTTCATGATGACGGGCGCGCTGATGGTCAGCGGCCGGCTCGGCCAGAGCCTGGTCAGCCTGCTGTCGATGATGATCGGGCGCGTCCACGGCGGCCCGGCCCAGGTCGGCGTGCTGTCGTCGACGATCTTCGGCGGCGTCTCGGGCTCGGCCGTCGCCGACGCCTCGGCGATCGGCTCGATGCTGATCCCCTGGCTCAAGAAACTGGGCTATCCGGCGCCCTTCGCGGCCGGCACGCTCGCCGCGGCTGCAACCATCGATATCCTCATTCCGCCGTCCATCCCGATGATCGTGTATGCGCTGGTCTCGGGGGCGTCGATCGGCGCACTGTTCGTGGCGGGCATCCTGCCCGGCCTGCTGATGTGCGCGGGCTTCATGGCGGTGTGCTACGTGCAGGGCCGGCGCCGCAACTTCCCGCGCGACACGACGCCGTTCCAGTGGCCGGCGTTCTGGCGCCTGCTCGCCCACGCGGCCCCCGCGCTGGCGATGCCGGTCCTGATCATCGTCTTCCTGCGCTTCGGCATTGCAACGCCGACGGAGGTGAGCGTGATGTCCACGCTGTACGCCCTAGTCGTCTCGGGCCTGGTCTATCGGGATCTCACGCTGGCCAAGATCAAGACGGCCGCGATCGAGGCCGGGGTCTCCACCGGCGTGGTGCTGCTGATCATCATGGCCTCGAGCGTCGTGGGCTGGATCGTGACCTACGAACAACTGCCTGCCGAGTTCACGCGCTTCGCCAAAGAGACGCTGCAGTCGCCCTGGCTGATCATCCTGGCGATGAACCTGATCATGCTGGCCACCGGCATGTTCATCGACCTGCCCGCGGCCGTGCTGCTCCTCACGCCGATGTTCGTTCCGCTCGCCGCCGCAGTCGGCATGGACACGGTGCAGCTGGGAATCATGATGATCGTCAACCTGTCGATCGGCCTCTACCACCCGCCCATCGGTACCACGCTGTTCATCACCAGCACCATCGCGAAGGTGCGTATCGGCGACGTGGTGAAGGAGCTGATCCCCTTCTATGCCGTCGCGATCGCCCTGCTGCTCGGCTTCGCCTATCTGCCCTGGCTCACGATCCGCTGA
- a CDS encoding transketolase, with amino-acid sequence MSDPSTLSERAYRIRRYALRMGEVQGQGYIGQALGYADVLAVAYGHAMKYRPEDPQWESRDRFLLSHGHYAIAFYAALIEAGIIPEDELETYGSDDSRLPMSGMATYTPGMEMSGGSLGQGLPIAVGMALGLRHKRNPAFVYNSMSDGELDEGSTWEAAMAAAHHQLSNLICLVDINNQQADGPSGKVLGFEPLVDKWAAFGWHVQRVDGNDLSAVVVAFDAARALPEARPRVILVDTLMGKGVPFLEQREKNHFIRVDPPEWQQAIDHLDQAQHEGAV; translated from the coding sequence ATGTCTGATCCATCGACTCTTTCCGAACGCGCCTACCGCATCCGGCGCTACGCCCTGCGGATGGGCGAAGTACAAGGTCAAGGCTACATCGGCCAGGCCCTGGGCTATGCCGACGTGCTGGCCGTGGCCTACGGCCACGCCATGAAGTACCGGCCGGAAGATCCGCAATGGGAATCGCGGGACCGCTTCCTGCTCTCGCACGGCCACTACGCCATCGCCTTCTATGCCGCACTGATCGAAGCCGGGATCATTCCCGAAGACGAACTCGAGACCTATGGCAGCGACGACAGCCGCCTTCCCATGTCGGGCATGGCCACCTACACGCCCGGCATGGAGATGTCCGGCGGATCGCTCGGCCAGGGGCTGCCCATCGCAGTGGGCATGGCGCTCGGCCTGCGGCACAAGCGCAACCCCGCCTTCGTCTACAACTCGATGTCGGACGGCGAACTGGACGAGGGCTCGACCTGGGAGGCAGCGATGGCGGCCGCGCACCACCAGCTGTCCAACCTCATCTGCCTGGTCGACATCAACAACCAGCAAGCCGACGGTCCCTCCGGCAAGGTGCTGGGCTTCGAGCCGCTGGTCGACAAGTGGGCGGCATTCGGCTGGCATGTGCAGCGGGTCGACGGCAACGACCTGTCTGCAGTCGTCGTCGCGTTCGACGCCGCACGCGCGCTGCCCGAAGCCAGGCCGCGCGTCATCCTGGTCGACACGCTGATGGGCAAGGGCGTGCCCTTCCTCGAGCAGCGCGAGAAGAACCATTTCATCCGCGTCGATCCGCCGGAATGGCAGCAGGCGATCGACCATCTGGACCAGGCGCAACACGAAGGAGCCGTTTGA
- a CDS encoding transketolase family protein, with protein sequence MNTTTDKKPRLTTSAMIASIASEGQRVKAAPFGKALVELARERPEIVGMTADLAKYTDLHLFAQAYPERFFQMGMAEQLLMGAAGGLAKEGFIPFATTYAVFGTRRAYDFVHQVIAEENLNVKMCCALPGLTTGYGPSHQATEDLAMMRGIPGLTIIDPCDALDIEQAVPQIAAHPGPVYMRLLRGSVPLVLDEYDYKFELGKAKLLRDGKDVLIIASGFMTMRSLEVAEQLRADNVDVAVLHVPTIKPLDEATILSEVRRLDRVVVAAENHSVIGGLGEALASLLLRSGVTPTFRHVALPDAFLDAGALPTLHDRYGISASTMTERIRAWI encoded by the coding sequence ATGAACACCACGACCGACAAGAAGCCGCGGCTGACCACCTCGGCGATGATCGCCTCGATCGCCAGCGAGGGCCAGCGCGTCAAGGCCGCCCCCTTCGGCAAGGCCCTGGTAGAGCTCGCGCGCGAACGCCCGGAGATCGTGGGCATGACGGCCGATCTCGCCAAGTACACGGACCTGCACCTCTTCGCGCAGGCCTACCCCGAGCGCTTCTTCCAGATGGGCATGGCGGAGCAGCTGCTGATGGGCGCCGCCGGCGGGTTGGCCAAGGAAGGCTTCATTCCCTTTGCCACCACCTATGCGGTGTTCGGCACGCGTCGTGCCTACGACTTCGTGCACCAGGTGATCGCGGAGGAGAACCTCAACGTCAAGATGTGCTGCGCCTTGCCCGGACTCACCACCGGCTATGGACCCAGCCACCAGGCGACCGAGGATCTCGCAATGATGCGAGGCATTCCGGGCCTGACCATCATCGACCCCTGCGATGCGCTGGACATCGAGCAGGCGGTGCCGCAGATCGCTGCACACCCCGGGCCGGTGTACATGCGGCTGCTGCGCGGCAGCGTGCCGCTGGTGCTTGACGAGTACGACTACAAGTTCGAACTTGGCAAGGCCAAGCTGCTGCGCGACGGCAAGGACGTGCTCATCATCGCCAGCGGCTTCATGACGATGCGTTCCCTGGAGGTGGCCGAGCAACTGCGCGCGGACAACGTGGATGTCGCCGTGCTCCACGTGCCCACGATCAAGCCGCTGGACGAGGCGACGATCCTGTCCGAGGTCCGTCGCCTGGACCGCGTGGTGGTCGCCGCCGAAAACCACTCTGTCATTGGCGGACTCGGCGAGGCGCTGGCGAGCTTGCTGCTTCGCTCGGGCGTCACGCCCACCTTCCGGCACGTCGCCCTGCCCGACGCCTTTCTCGACGCCGGCGCGCTGCCCACCCTGCATGATCGATACGGCATCTCGGCGAGCACCATGACCGAGCGCATACGCGCCTGGATATGA